aaattttcatttgattcttaaaattttaaaaagttttaattaagtcctaaatctttttgaaaatattcatttgATTCTTAATTCGAAGATCCAACACTGTGATTAAATGGTAACTGAAATATTGGTAAGCAAAGAGAGTTGGATAATTCAGGAAGTTTCTCTATAAGTCCTGTCGTTGAAAGAAAAATCGTGATCAAATTTCCCTTTAACTCAAAAAGGAGAAAACGTGTGACGTGTTTCACAAAATGCTCACTTGGGAACAGGCTCCACGTTTCCCGAGTTtgctcttttttaaaattaatttaatgataaatttagcggCCTAATTGcatttttgaaattcttttccatcaattttttttttgttctttctttcaatCTGTTTTTTTAACTGATTTAATAAAAGTaccgttaaaaaaattaatgggatgatgtaaaatttcatatgtgaaatatttttaatgagatgtaatttattattaagataacccaataaaataattacatgtggtaaataataaaataaataaacaatacattaaattaaaaaataactcttaatttaaagaaaataaacgtaattatttaaaaaattaagtcaaTAGAAAAACTTTTCGGTAAACAAAGTATGAAAGATTGAaaccttttaaaagaaaagaaaattaaaacattgaatttattcattaaatttgttaggaaaagcaaattgaaaaaaatgacaaaagcTGGTGGCCAAAAAAGGCCAAAAAAggcaaaaaaatataattagagcTATTTTGACAAAACAGGATCTGTATTCAACATCTTTTTTGCTATttatggataaaaataaaataaaataattttatttattaatcatttcataatttttattataatgaatGGATGTAGCGGGTGGAGTTTTTTGGATAGTGGGTAAGTAGCGGTGATagtaattgttaattttatcttattatttgaaatatcaattgaattttttagactCTACAAATGAGTTAAGAGATCGACAAGTGTATTAAAAGAcgtagtaaaaaataaaaagataattacataACGAGTTGTAAAAAGCTATACTagtcatatataaaataattgccttatatatttattaaaagagtaaaattgtAATAATGCAGTTAAATGATGTGGGGTGAAGATGGATGCATTTAACATCTATGAAGGTGATAGCGGATTTCAATAGCATACATTCATAGTAGAGCAAAGAGAGTGGTGGAAGAGAACATGCAAACTATGGAGTGGTGGTAGATTTAACATCTGTTTCTCCCTGTTTCTATTGTCATCCCTTATCGGatcctaactcaattaaaaaattacgaaaaatctatttaaaaatagattataaaTTTGAGTAACATTGAAATATAAATACgtatataagaaataaaatatatataaaaaattcacatTCATAAAACATACTCCATATCATGCTCACTCGAATTCAGGTAATCACTGATTTAATTTCTATGATTTACAATGCCAACGAATCAGAAACTATATATTTCAgatcttccattttttttcaatagaaaactaacaaaatttccCATCCCTTCTATTATTCTAAAACCAGAAAAAATAAAGCtgaattcattcaattaaattcgtattcattttcacaattttaccatttcccAGCAGATCAATTTCGTCCTCTTCTTTAGACGGTCCCAAGTGGTGCTTCCCGGCCCAAGCCGGCAACGAAGAAGGTGACGAATGGCAAGAAGACGAAGCGGCCGCCGTCATCATCAAGCATCCTTCACTCCACGCTCTCCTCATGGGATACGATACGTTATTGCTTTTAGCGATTGAGCGAGGACAGTTCCCTCGCGACTTATCGTGGAGTGCGCAGCGGCAGTTCTTGTGGTACGGCCGGCGCTCGATGCCGATTTCGTTGCCGGATATGCACCCTTCGTAAAGCGACCAGAAAATTCCATCGGCAGCTCCGGCGGCCATGTGTTTTCCTTAGTCAAGGCAACCAAAAATATCCGCGAATGCGTGTGtgcgtgtgtgtgtgtgtgtgtttttttaattGCGACGTGCCGATCATTTCAATGTGATGGAAATTGTGACATTTATAGGAATCGTTTAAGGTATATTAAATGaggtttaattatgaattttatccctctacttttaataattgaaaagatagtccttttaacttttagtTTATCAAAAATTGATCATTAtactttatgaaaattaaaaaattaagccAATTAATTAACACCATTAAACCGTCACAATAATTTATATCGAaggaacaagtaaaaaaaagtaGCTCAACAAATTATATTCACCAAATTAGCAAAACACGTCAGTTCAATTCCATGTATTTATAAACAAATagactaatttttcaattttataaagtaCAGGAATCAAATTCTggtaaaataaaagtaaatcaattaaattattaatttttataaagtaaagggattaatttcataattagaCGGGAAGTCAAAGTGAGAATATATGCGGAGCAGCATGTGCGTCAATGGCGTGGGCCATCAGCGTTGTGGGAGCCGTGTCCTACTCCTGAGGTTCCCTCCAAATCCTTATAACTTATAAGCATatagttattatattttttcaaaattaaaaaaaattataatttaattgattatgtattattaaattatgagtttttaaaTCAGTTAAAAATAAGctgaattaataataaattgataatatttttttaaatttgaaaaacaaccttttaaattgataattttttgagGGATGTGATTTTTATTGTTGTGTATTATTCTCGTTCACCAAAATCACatctttataaaataaatgttgggataaaaataataataataattgcaaaatcaaaaataaataaggagataaaaaatacataattataagggttaacatttttaaatatttaattatatttttataggaCACTTATCAATCCCTTAACCTAGTTTATGCAACCTAAATACTTCAAAATCagtgtatcaaataatttcCCTATTTATTTATCTTCGTTATTCAATATGCTTCATATCatattcaattttgattattctttaaataaaatagtatacattaatctcaaattttgttttcaacaaAGTTTATAGCACTAGATCAGTGATTGAACTGGTTAGTCATTTGTTCACCAATCCAACTCATTtgttcaattcaattaaataaattattaaaagattcataaaaataaagtatattaaaatttaaaaatctggTTTGATTACTCAGTGCAACTAATCAATATGACTCtcaaatcaatttattcaataCTTTTTTCTGGACCGACTTTTGAACAAATCGATCTATCTGGCTAACCGATTTGATCCGATCAAATTTTTGAGGAGAAACATCTTaggttgtaaaaaaaaaaaaaaaagcatcgGGGCTTCCTTTTGTTgaccaaaatttttataaggAAATTGCACTaaaagggttttcttttttgggtaAGAAACGTGTAGAGGGATTATGGTAATGAGTTAGTTCATCAGCTTTATTGATGTGTTCAGATTGATACGTAGCTGTTGTTACCCAAATCTCATCGGTTGGTCCAatgaatttgataataattttcaGTTTAGAAGTAGacaaatacaatttaattaatccGTCCATTATGATATTAGcggaaaaataattaatacatttaaataaacataatataaatatacaaatatgtcaaattcaataaaaagtatataaatataaatttacatgAATATAATATAAGCGGCCGGttgagttttaactcgattAGCATGAGCATTGTTACCAATGTAGGAAGATGTGGATTCGAGTGTGCTGAAACGCATTATCTTTCTACTTATGAGTTGGGAAAGGTTATGAGTAATTTTAGATATTAccttaaaaatatcaaatatgataaaaaatgagaattcttttaaatgtttcatttaaaagcaaccaataattaataaaaatgcaTTTGGCTTAACACTAAGATTTCCAATATAACTAAACATGTAAATCTCGTTAGacgaaaataatattaaaaaagaaacgcttaatataatatatgatatttgaGTTTGACACATTTTCTAATATGacatttgtgttatttttattatttaatttggtatttatatttgataaaagttatatattttggtatctaaatgtagcaatgttaatttttagtgtttaatttgatgaaaattaattgctaatatgattaagtttgttttttcatgattttgttaatagaataaatttaatgttaattgtaaatttgttaAATACGATCGATGGATGtgatttaattctatttttcaagTTGATTTGATGGAAGATGATTGTTAAATATAATtagctaattatgaattttcatcaaatcaattctaaaacctgaattaaacactaaaagttAACATTGTTATAGTAATAGCCCGTTTTCGGTGAAATTAGAAcggtggtttcgagaccacaaatccgaagttagaaaatttattttattattattttatggtctacattatgatagaaataccatataaaaatttagttaagaaattttattgtttacatgcttaatcgataaaaggacaaaattgtgtaaagtgcaaaagttgtgaattaatagctaaaggtattaaatagctataaaattttaaagtggaggtcctcaTATAGTAATTAGTCATTAAAGTTGTTAGTGGATAAGTATGGattgttattattgaaaatttgactagtttttttaaggttaaattagtaaataggtaataaatgataaataaaataaaacaaactattATCCTTCATTATTATCATCttccataaaaatttaaagtaaaagctagccatggaagcttgaaatttcagcaagcttattttgctcaattgagtatgaatttttgtcttgttttttgtgatttatatgttttggagatcgttgtagcttaatctagctaatctgggattaatttgcaaaaaatattaaagtattagggttttgtcattgatgaacatgcttgaattttgaagtttgatgatagaaaatgaatggttgttgttagataaataatttttgtaaagagatttttggtaaaattgtcaattagaagctaaattgaaaaaggtgataaatttatggtaaaatttgtgaattttgtgaaatacatgggctgctattaatatgtataaaaatcgaataggcttgagtaaggattaaattgcatgaatttcatttttcgagcctatggactaaattataaatgaattaaaagtatagggtaaaatggtaattttgccaaaattccatgttagattaaattgaatgagaattatattgaaatgagttaaattcattcgtacaGATCCTATCAGACCTCGTACAAAGTTAGATCgaagtaaagagaaaatatcggATTAGTCGCCTTCGTATCTACTTACactcatcgaggtaagttcgtgtaattaaattgtgtaatttgtATGCTTTGTTTGAATTAGATGTATATTATTTGCATTATCATCATATATGAATATCGATCACATATCTGACAACGTATGATGATTACCAagctcgtttgaaccttaggaattcgtaggatacaaatgacatgtcattagagttACCGATttcaactcttatgagcttaccgatactcagctcgtatgagcttactgtTATTTAGCTTGGAGAAGTTTACTGTTATTCAGCTAGGAAGAGCTTACCGtttacagctcgtatgagcatacatgtacatgaaatgacagattacagttcagtacacctcgtgtgtactacccgcgtatccaatgatattctaaatggttcaacgagcacTGTTCTGTTACGATAATACATGAGTTTAATACGAACTACTACATGTATTTACATGAGATATATGGAAATGATTTGTAGATGATAGATAGATACATGATGTGGAAATTATATGTACATGGAAGTTTGATTATTgttgagctcatacatgtttcttgatatttatatgaattacatgactaacatggttgatgaggatatgtgtttagacttttggtcaaattgagttggttatgttttgtatgcttaccttaaatgtgattaaatgaTAAGTTGATTTCTTTgctatacgaacttactaagcttaaatgcttactctatgttattttttgtattttatagtGATTCAGAAGCTCCTTctggttggaagcttgtcggagctatatcacactatccatcggttcttttggtacttttggtatATTAATTccggttataatggcatgtataggttaacttagccaatgttggcatataagtGTTATGTTGAGACTAGCCACTTATGTGGCTtgtgtttaatatattttgaagtgtatatatatgtgacttTACCATACTGGTTGTATGTGAtgatattacatgttttaaactTGATCTTGGCTGGTTTTGGATGTCTATTTATGACTTGGTTATatgcaaattgttgtgtttaggttggtaccaaattgTGTGAGAAATGTGGCGtgaaaaatgacttattttcgtCCATATGGgaagagacacgggcatgtgttcCCCGTATCTTCTTAagaatgcaagtcagtatgctcacacggcctagcacaccggcgtgtggcttggccgtgtgactcaagtcagagagttatacgagcacggacacgggctgggacatggtcatgtgtttttattttgaatgtctacacggcctaagacacgggtgtgtctcttgaccatgtgagtcacacggtcgtgtgaaccctgcagtattggaaaattttaatgttttccgAAAAAATCTTTGAGTATCCGttttagtctcgacttgtttctaacatgtattttgggcctcaagggcttgtataagggacaatatgtttgatttcgaTTGGCTTATGACATGAATATTATATactatgaaatgtttgaaaagtCTGTTTATTTGAGTTgcaaactctggtaatgctccgtaaccttgttcCTACGATGAAtacaagttaggggtgttacaattatctttaaataccaaattataactttttccAAATATAAGTACCACgctaaaaaaaatgtcaaattcaGATATTAATTTATACATTGAGCCAAAAAGAAATACAATTAATTCTCTCTATGATGTGATTCTGGTCACATCATGGGATTCA
The nucleotide sequence above comes from Gossypium raimondii isolate GPD5lz chromosome 13, ASM2569854v1, whole genome shotgun sequence. Encoded proteins:
- the LOC128036072 gene encoding uncharacterized protein LOC128036072, producing MAAGAADGIFWSLYEGCISGNEIGIERRPYHKNCRCALHDKSRGNCPRSIAKSNNVSYPMRRAWSEGCLMMTAAASSSCHSSPSSLPAWAGKHHLGPSKEEDEIDLLGNGKIVKMNTNLIE